One region of Streptomyces sp. CG4 genomic DNA includes:
- a CDS encoding FUSC family protein, with translation MWDRLAASDPGLLRLTAGLRTVTAIALTLAVLAALRVPVSQLVAGAMAAMVATFAIRETQRSQQAVTLALGLPVALASVSLGALLNQRVVVGDLFFVALIFCAVYGRRFGDRGTALGLIGFQVYFLSLFVHATTATLPTLYGVLCVAFVSSAAARFVLLPETPAGTLDRLRRAFRARLAQLIAVQAELLDAGPDGVEKVLEDLRTATARLHETALMIQGRLEDGTSDAAVARLLQRRIADAEIASERLGLLLLTARSAERTDTLTLHLPGAPLPLGGEQPVRDEATEALRRDLQALRVLMLRPLGEARGTALAQVRNRLLGYREEENLPKASPAVQDVFRGLGEAARAALGLRLALDGPQDESDDTPATARSREELDAEDAAIEAGEESEAEEAEQTGLRRPTTRAAVQVAVGSALAIVGGELLSSQRWYWAVLTCWIVFLNTASTGEILVKGYRRLLGTVLGVVAGIGLAGLVGHHTWTAFALVLVFIFAMFYTAPLSYTLMSFFVTAMLGLLYTLLNTYSLSVLVLRVEETALGAACGVIAAAVVLPIHTDRRTNELLVEVLNRLADVTRAAVDQLSGGAGDDLVEQARDLDQALADLRAATEPLTHPIAPLRARRDTARYVVALLETCAYHGRSLAATAELLPTHPSIAADPRLRGACARIVHNIEAISAHVADPRATAEIERGPSIASMLEPGTLRTPRYGRVTDRVLRHLQRLDEGVSGLARPLGITTGAAQAKR, from the coding sequence ATGTGGGACCGGCTCGCGGCGTCCGATCCCGGGCTGCTCAGGCTCACCGCCGGCCTGCGCACGGTCACCGCCATCGCGCTGACCCTCGCCGTGCTGGCCGCCCTGCGGGTGCCGGTGTCCCAGCTGGTCGCCGGGGCCATGGCGGCGATGGTGGCGACCTTCGCGATCCGCGAGACGCAGCGCTCCCAGCAGGCCGTGACGCTCGCGCTCGGCCTGCCGGTGGCGCTGGCCTCGGTGTCGCTTGGCGCGCTGCTGAACCAACGAGTCGTCGTCGGGGACCTGTTCTTCGTCGCCCTCATCTTCTGCGCGGTCTACGGCCGCCGGTTCGGCGACCGCGGCACGGCGCTCGGCCTGATCGGTTTCCAGGTCTACTTCCTCTCCCTGTTCGTGCACGCGACGACCGCCACGCTGCCCACGCTGTACGGCGTCCTGTGCGTGGCGTTCGTCTCCAGTGCCGCCGCGCGCTTCGTGCTGCTGCCCGAGACCCCGGCCGGCACCCTGGACCGGCTGCGGCGGGCGTTCCGCGCCCGGCTCGCCCAGCTGATCGCCGTCCAGGCCGAGTTGCTGGACGCCGGCCCGGACGGCGTGGAGAAGGTCCTGGAGGATCTGCGCACCGCCACCGCGCGGCTGCACGAGACGGCGCTGATGATCCAGGGCCGCCTGGAGGACGGCACCTCCGACGCGGCCGTGGCCCGGCTGCTGCAGCGCCGGATCGCCGACGCCGAGATCGCCTCCGAACGGCTCGGCCTGCTGCTGCTCACCGCGCGCAGCGCCGAGCGGACCGACACCCTGACCCTGCATCTGCCGGGCGCCCCACTGCCCTTGGGCGGTGAGCAGCCGGTCCGGGACGAGGCGACGGAGGCCCTGCGCCGGGACCTGCAGGCGCTGCGCGTGCTGATGCTGCGGCCGCTCGGCGAGGCCCGGGGCACCGCGCTGGCCCAGGTACGCAACCGGCTGCTCGGCTACCGCGAGGAGGAGAACCTGCCCAAGGCCTCGCCGGCCGTGCAGGACGTCTTCCGGGGGCTCGGCGAGGCCGCCCGTGCCGCCCTGGGGCTGCGGCTGGCGCTGGACGGGCCGCAGGACGAGTCGGACGACACCCCGGCGACGGCCCGCTCACGCGAGGAGCTGGACGCGGAGGACGCCGCGATCGAGGCGGGCGAGGAGAGCGAGGCGGAGGAGGCGGAGCAGACCGGGCTGCGCCGGCCCACGACGCGGGCCGCGGTCCAGGTGGCCGTCGGCTCCGCGCTGGCCATCGTCGGCGGCGAGCTGCTGTCCAGTCAGCGCTGGTACTGGGCGGTGCTGACCTGCTGGATCGTGTTCCTCAACACCGCCTCGACCGGCGAGATCCTGGTGAAGGGCTACCGTCGGCTGCTGGGCACCGTGCTCGGCGTGGTGGCCGGTATCGGCCTCGCCGGGCTGGTCGGGCACCACACGTGGACGGCGTTCGCGCTGGTGCTGGTGTTCATCTTCGCGATGTTCTACACGGCGCCCCTGTCGTACACGCTGATGTCGTTCTTCGTCACGGCGATGCTGGGGCTGCTGTACACGCTGCTGAACACCTACAGCCTCTCGGTGCTGGTGCTGCGGGTGGAGGAGACGGCGCTCGGCGCGGCCTGCGGGGTGATCGCGGCGGCGGTGGTGCTGCCGATCCACACCGATCGCCGTACCAACGAACTCCTCGTCGAGGTGCTGAACCGGCTCGCCGATGTCACGCGGGCCGCCGTTGACCAGTTGAGCGGCGGGGCGGGCGACGATCTCGTGGAGCAGGCCCGCGATCTGGACCAGGCGCTGGCCGATCTGCGCGCGGCCACCGAGCCGCTGACCCATCCGATCGCCCCGCTGCGCGCCCGCCGGGACACCGCCCGGTACGTGGTGGCGCTGCTGGAGACGTGCGCCTACCACGGGCGTTCGCTCGCGGCCACGGCCGAGCTGTTGCCGACGCATCCCTCCATAGCGGCGGACCCCCGGCTGCGCGGGGCGTGCGCGCGGATCGTGCACAACATCGAGGCGATCTCCGCCCATGTCGCCGACCCGCGCGCCACGGCGGAGATCGAGCGGGGCCCCAGCATCGCGTCGATGCTGGAGCCGGGCACCCTGCGCACCCCGCGCTACGGCCGGGTCACCGACCGGGTGCTGCGCCATCTGCAGCGGCTGGACGAGGGGGTCTCGGGCCTGGCCCGGCCGCTGGGCATCACGACCGGGGCGGCCCAGGCGAAGAGGTGA
- a CDS encoding NAD(P)/FAD-dependent oxidoreductase encodes MNTVTRPRILVVGAGFAGVGCVRRLERKLAPAEADVTLVTPYSYQLYLPLLPQVASGVLTPQSIALSLRRSKKYRTRILPGGAIGVDLKAKVCVVRTITDKIVNEPYDYIVLAPGSVTRTFDIPGLTDHAFGMKTLAEAAYIRDHVITQLDLADASDDPAERAARLQFVVVGGGYAGTETAACLQRLTHAAVTRYPRLDPGLIKWHLIDIAPRLMPELGEKLGRSAQEILGRRGIEVSLGVSIEKAGAEEVTFTDGRVVPTHTLIWTAGVVASPLIGTLGAETVRGRLAVTPELTLPGYDGVFSLGDSAAVPDLAKGEEGAVCPPTAQHAMRQGRTVADNVIATLRGQPLQPYVHHDLGLVVDLGGKDAVSKPLGIELRGLPAQAVARGYHWSALRTNVAKTRVMTNWLLNAVAGDDFVRTGFQARKPARLKDFEFTDSYLTPEQVRARAEGTA; translated from the coding sequence ATGAACACCGTGACACGACCCAGGATCCTGGTGGTTGGCGCAGGCTTCGCCGGAGTGGGGTGCGTCCGCCGCCTGGAGCGGAAGCTCGCTCCCGCCGAGGCGGACGTCACCCTGGTGACGCCGTACTCCTACCAGCTGTATCTGCCCCTGCTGCCCCAGGTCGCCTCCGGTGTGCTCACGCCGCAGTCGATCGCCCTGAGCCTGCGCCGCAGCAAGAAGTACCGGACCCGGATCCTGCCCGGCGGCGCGATCGGGGTGGATCTGAAGGCCAAGGTGTGCGTCGTCCGCACCATCACCGACAAGATCGTCAACGAGCCCTACGACTACATCGTGCTGGCCCCCGGCAGCGTCACCCGCACCTTCGACATCCCCGGGCTGACCGACCACGCCTTCGGGATGAAGACCCTCGCCGAGGCCGCCTACATCCGCGACCACGTCATCACCCAGCTCGACCTCGCCGACGCCAGCGACGACCCGGCCGAGCGGGCCGCGCGGCTGCAGTTCGTGGTGGTCGGCGGCGGATACGCCGGCACCGAGACCGCCGCCTGTCTGCAGCGGCTCACGCACGCGGCCGTCACCCGGTACCCGCGGCTGGACCCCGGCCTGATCAAGTGGCATCTGATCGACATCGCGCCCAGGCTCATGCCGGAGCTGGGCGAGAAGCTCGGCCGCAGCGCGCAGGAGATCCTCGGGCGGCGCGGCATCGAGGTGTCGCTGGGGGTGTCGATCGAGAAGGCCGGGGCGGAGGAGGTCACCTTCACCGACGGCCGGGTGGTGCCGACGCACACACTGATCTGGACGGCCGGTGTGGTCGCGAGCCCGCTGATCGGCACGCTCGGCGCGGAGACGGTCCGCGGCCGGCTGGCGGTCACCCCGGAACTGACCCTGCCGGGCTACGACGGCGTGTTCTCGCTCGGCGACTCGGCGGCCGTACCGGACCTGGCCAAGGGCGAGGAGGGCGCGGTCTGCCCGCCCACCGCGCAGCACGCCATGCGCCAGGGCAGGACGGTCGCCGACAACGTGATCGCGACCCTGCGGGGTCAGCCGCTGCAGCCGTATGTGCACCACGACCTGGGCCTCGTCGTCGACCTCGGCGGCAAGGACGCGGTGTCCAAGCCGCTCGGCATCGAGCTGCGCGGACTGCCGGCCCAGGCGGTGGCCCGCGGGTACCACTGGTCGGCGCTGCGCACCAATGTCGCCAAGACCCGGGTGATGACCAACTGGCTGCTGAACGCGGTCGCGGGCGACGATTTCGTCCGCACCGGCTTCCAGGCCCGCAAGCCCGCCCGGCTGAAGGACTTCGAGTTCACCGACTCGTATCTGACCCCGGAACAGGTACGGGCCCGGGCGGAGGGGACGGCGTAG
- a CDS encoding ATP-binding protein: protein MSTERRGGGKPPTEDSYERAFSFAGELHNVTEARLAAEEFLGTLAMRSPPAAHDHWDDILLVVTELAANAIQYAPGPFGLRLRRTFDGVHVTMHDTSRVRPEPRPFHPGRGGGIGWHLMHTLCTQVSVVVDDEGKDIHAFLPW from the coding sequence ATGTCGACGGAGCGGCGTGGGGGCGGCAAACCGCCTACGGAGGACAGCTACGAGCGCGCCTTCTCCTTCGCGGGTGAGCTGCACAATGTCACGGAGGCGCGGCTCGCCGCGGAGGAGTTCCTGGGCACGCTCGCCATGCGGTCGCCGCCGGCCGCCCACGACCACTGGGACGACATCCTGCTGGTCGTGACGGAGCTGGCCGCCAACGCGATCCAGTACGCGCCCGGGCCGTTCGGTCTGCGGCTGCGCCGCACCTTCGACGGCGTGCACGTGACGATGCACGACACGAGCAGGGTCCGGCCGGAACCGCGGCCCTTCCACCCGGGCCGGGGCGGCGGCATCGGCTGGCATCTGATGCACACGCTGTGCACGCAGGTCAGCGTCGTCGTGGACGACGAGGGCAAGGACATCCACGCGTTCCTGCCCTGGTGA
- a CDS encoding long-chain fatty acid--CoA ligase, giving the protein MRDVALARPVAPPLTGGLADSVFDTAERSPALPVLAHRTDPTAGGWQETTAVELRDEVVDLAKGLVAAGISPGHRVALMSRTRREWTVFSLALWTIGAEVVPIHPASSRDQAEWILRDAGCVAVLIEDEQGVMTIGTVCAGLPRLRHVWQLDAGAVPELVRHGAEVPYTTVESLRRIVLPDATAAVVYTSGTSGRPQGCALSHRGLAYPCDTLLAGWAHVAAPPGQQPSVLAFLPFSHVYGIMIMLTCVRGGALMAHEPELTEASLASALSTFRPTYLYGVPSVFEKLYKNVLRTAQQAGRGALFERAAQTARDFAAAEERRRLGTGPGPGLELRLQHAVFERTVYRRLRAALGGRVVRGTSGGSSLSRELTLFYEGIGVAINDGYGLTESSGGITMQPLGREKSGTVGRPLPGTEVQVADDGEILVRGPSVFQGYVGDEAATRAVLRGGWLATGDIGRVDSEGYLTITGRKKDIIVTSGGKSVAPAPLEQRLRMHPLIHQAVVIGDDRPCVGALITLDPGFLAHWRAALALQGGGPGRETREENALREEIARAVATANSPVSRAESIRVYRVLPEPFAADNGLLTPSMKLRRDAIVRHHAAEIDAMYQARSRAPRSPQEPADWDEPDDVFR; this is encoded by the coding sequence ATGCGCGACGTCGCCCTCGCTCGCCCCGTTGCCCCGCCGCTCACCGGCGGCCTCGCCGACAGCGTCTTCGACACCGCGGAGCGCAGCCCGGCCCTGCCGGTGCTCGCGCACCGCACGGATCCCACGGCCGGCGGCTGGCAGGAGACGACTGCCGTCGAGCTGCGGGACGAGGTGGTCGACCTGGCCAAGGGGCTGGTCGCCGCGGGGATCTCCCCCGGCCACCGGGTGGCCCTGATGTCCCGCACCCGCCGCGAGTGGACCGTGTTCAGCCTTGCGCTGTGGACCATTGGCGCGGAGGTGGTGCCGATCCATCCGGCCTCCTCGCGCGACCAGGCCGAGTGGATCCTGCGGGACGCCGGTTGTGTGGCCGTGCTGATCGAGGACGAGCAGGGGGTCATGACCATCGGCACGGTGTGCGCCGGACTGCCGCGGCTGCGGCACGTCTGGCAGCTGGACGCGGGCGCGGTGCCCGAGCTCGTCCGGCACGGCGCCGAGGTGCCGTACACGACGGTGGAGTCACTGCGCCGGATCGTGCTGCCGGACGCCACGGCGGCGGTCGTCTACACCTCCGGCACCTCCGGCCGCCCTCAAGGCTGCGCGCTGAGCCACCGCGGCCTCGCCTACCCCTGCGACACGCTGCTGGCCGGCTGGGCGCACGTCGCGGCACCGCCGGGACAGCAGCCGTCCGTGCTGGCGTTCCTGCCGTTCTCGCATGTGTACGGCATCATGATCATGCTCACCTGTGTCCGCGGCGGTGCGCTGATGGCACACGAGCCGGAGCTGACCGAGGCCTCGCTGGCATCGGCGCTGAGCACCTTCCGGCCGACGTATCTGTACGGCGTGCCGTCGGTGTTCGAGAAGCTCTACAAGAACGTCCTGCGGACCGCGCAGCAGGCGGGCCGGGGTGCCCTGTTCGAGCGGGCCGCGCAGACCGCGCGGGACTTCGCCGCGGCCGAGGAGCGCCGCCGGCTGGGCACCGGGCCGGGTCCGGGACTCGAGCTCAGGCTGCAGCACGCCGTGTTCGAGCGGACGGTGTACCGCAGGCTGCGGGCCGCGCTCGGCGGGCGGGTGGTGCGCGGCACCTCCGGCGGTTCCTCGCTCAGCCGTGAACTGACCCTGTTCTACGAGGGCATCGGAGTGGCCATCAACGACGGCTACGGCCTGACCGAGTCCTCCGGCGGGATCACCATGCAGCCGCTCGGCCGGGAGAAGTCCGGGACGGTCGGCCGGCCGTTGCCGGGCACCGAGGTCCAGGTGGCCGACGACGGGGAGATCCTGGTGCGCGGTCCGTCGGTGTTCCAGGGCTACGTCGGCGACGAGGCGGCGACGCGGGCCGTGCTGCGCGGCGGCTGGCTTGCCACCGGGGACATCGGGCGGGTGGACTCCGAGGGCTATCTGACGATCACCGGGCGCAAGAAGGACATCATCGTCACCAGCGGCGGCAAGAGCGTCGCCCCGGCCCCGCTGGAGCAGCGGCTGCGCATGCATCCGCTCATCCACCAGGCGGTCGTGATCGGCGACGACCGGCCCTGTGTCGGCGCCCTCATCACCCTGGACCCGGGCTTCCTCGCGCACTGGCGGGCCGCGCTGGCACTCCAGGGCGGCGGTCCGGGCCGCGAGACCCGTGAGGAGAACGCCCTGCGGGAGGAGATCGCGCGGGCCGTCGCCACCGCGAACAGCCCGGTGTCCCGTGCGGAGTCCATCCGGGTCTACCGGGTCCTGCCGGAGCCGTTCGCCGCGGACAACGGACTGCTCACCCCGTCGATGAAGCTGCGCCGGGACGCGATAGTCCGGCACCACGCCGCCGAGATCGACGCGATGTACCAGGCACGCTCCAGGGCGCCGCGGAGCCCGCAGGAGCCGGCGGACTGGGACGAGCCGGACGACGTCTTCCGCTGA
- a CDS encoding glutamate--cysteine ligase produces MRTVGVEEELLLVDPESGDPRALAAAVLAQVAHDDPGQDVFDKELFGQMLEFATHPQADMADLGEEIVRCRKEAARHAGQFGCAVAALAVSPLPVSPLLTVNDRYAWLAERYGVGTRDQLVCGCHVHVAVESDEEGVAVLDRLRPWLPVLVAMSANSPFWQGSDTGYASYRTRVWERWPSAGPTELFVSPERYHQRVKEMVATGVILDEAMAYFDARLSTHCPTVEIRVADVCLCAQTAVLVATLIRALVETAARDWRAGRSAPDHSVSVLRLGVWQAARSGLDQDLLDPVTMQPRPAPEVLRSLLEYTADALTAYGDAERAEQGVAELLRRGNGARQQRRLLERAGSLREVVIECVRHTQG; encoded by the coding sequence GTGCGCACCGTCGGTGTGGAGGAGGAACTCCTTCTGGTCGACCCCGAGAGCGGCGACCCGAGGGCGCTGGCGGCGGCCGTCCTCGCCCAGGTCGCCCATGACGATCCCGGGCAGGACGTGTTCGACAAGGAGCTGTTCGGGCAGATGCTGGAGTTCGCCACACATCCGCAGGCGGACATGGCGGACCTCGGCGAGGAGATCGTTCGCTGCCGCAAGGAGGCGGCCCGGCACGCCGGGCAGTTCGGCTGCGCGGTCGCGGCGCTCGCCGTCTCCCCGCTCCCGGTCAGTCCCTTGCTGACCGTGAACGACCGCTATGCGTGGCTGGCCGAGCGGTACGGGGTCGGCACCCGGGACCAGCTCGTCTGCGGCTGCCATGTACATGTAGCAGTGGAGTCCGACGAGGAGGGTGTCGCGGTGCTCGACCGGCTGCGCCCCTGGCTGCCCGTGCTCGTGGCGATGAGCGCCAACTCCCCGTTCTGGCAGGGCAGCGACACGGGCTACGCCAGCTACCGCACCCGGGTCTGGGAGCGCTGGCCGTCGGCCGGCCCGACCGAGTTGTTCGTCTCCCCCGAGCGGTACCACCAAAGGGTGAAGGAGATGGTGGCCACCGGCGTCATCCTGGACGAGGCCATGGCCTACTTCGACGCGCGGCTGTCCACCCACTGCCCGACCGTGGAGATCCGGGTGGCGGACGTCTGCCTGTGCGCGCAGACCGCCGTCCTCGTCGCCACCCTGATCCGCGCCCTGGTGGAGACGGCGGCGCGCGACTGGCGGGCCGGCCGGTCCGCGCCGGACCACAGCGTGAGCGTGCTCCGGCTGGGCGTCTGGCAGGCGGCCCGGTCGGGACTGGACCAGGATCTGCTCGACCCCGTGACCATGCAGCCCCGCCCCGCGCCGGAGGTGCTGCGCTCGCTCCTGGAGTACACCGCCGACGCCCTCACCGCCTACGGCGACGCCGAGCGCGCCGAGCAGGGCGTCGCGGAGCTGCTGCGGCGCGGCAACGGGGCACGTCAGCAGCGCCGGCTGCTGGAGCGGGCCGGCAGTCTGCGGGAGGTCGTGATCGAGTGCGTACGGCACACCCAGGGCTGA
- the glgB gene encoding 1,4-alpha-glucan branching enzyme — MALRDTSLPETAGPTPVRAVPPPDYVRGDPHLAALDPAERGRLLGGAHHDPHALLGAHPVPGGTVFRALRPHARAVSVMADGTRHPLVSEGDGLFAAVLPYPEIPSSYTLLVAYDDVEHEVHDPYRFLPALGELDLHLIREGRHEQLWQALGAEPMTLQGVTGTRFTVWAPNAQGVRVAGDFTYWDGTQYPMRSLGASGVWELFLPGIGEGARYKFEITSRYGDRFLKADPMARRTEVPPDTASVVAVSRYEWGDAEWMAHRGDTPVHQAPFSVYEVHLPSWRPGLTYRQLADELPAYVKELGFTHVELMPVAGHPFSGSWGYQVTSYYAPTPRLGSPDDFKYLVDALHRVGLGVIMDWVPAHFPKDDWALARFDGEPLYEPGDWRRAEHPDWGTYEFDFGRTEVRNFLVANAVYWCQEFHIDGLRVDAVASMLYLDYSRDSGQWQPNVFGGREDLDAVAFLQEMNATVYRRCPGVVTIAEESTAWDGVTRPTDSGGLGFGLKWNMGWMHDSLQYIQKEPVHRKYHHHEMTFSMVYAYSENYVLPISHDEVVHGKQALVSKMPGDWWQRRANHRAYLGFMWAHPGKQLLFMGQEFAQGAEWSEAHGPEWWLLGDDYHSAGDHRGVRDLVRDLNTLYRDAPALWQRDCDPGGFRWVLCDAADDNVFAFLRFAADGSPLLAVSNFSPVVRHDYGLWVPDGFPAWREALNTDDVRYGGGGVGSAGSLVTEENVLRVTLPPLATVWLAPER, encoded by the coding sequence ATGGCTCTGCGCGACACCTCACTGCCCGAGACCGCCGGCCCCACGCCGGTCAGGGCCGTTCCTCCCCCAGACTACGTCCGGGGGGACCCCCATCTCGCTGCGCTCGATCCGGCCGAGCGCGGCCGACTGCTCGGCGGCGCCCACCATGATCCGCACGCCCTGCTGGGCGCCCACCCGGTGCCGGGCGGCACCGTGTTCCGGGCGCTGCGCCCGCACGCGCGGGCGGTGAGCGTCATGGCCGACGGCACGCGCCATCCGCTCGTGTCGGAGGGCGACGGTCTGTTCGCGGCCGTGCTGCCGTACCCGGAGATCCCGTCCTCGTACACGCTGCTGGTGGCGTACGACGACGTCGAGCACGAGGTGCACGATCCGTACCGCTTTCTGCCCGCGCTCGGTGAGCTGGATCTGCATCTGATCCGGGAGGGCCGGCACGAGCAGCTGTGGCAGGCGCTCGGCGCCGAGCCGATGACGCTCCAGGGCGTGACCGGCACCCGCTTCACCGTGTGGGCGCCCAACGCCCAAGGGGTGCGGGTGGCCGGGGACTTCACCTACTGGGACGGCACCCAGTACCCGATGCGCTCGCTCGGCGCGTCCGGGGTGTGGGAGCTGTTCCTGCCCGGGATCGGCGAGGGCGCCCGGTACAAGTTCGAGATCACCTCGCGGTACGGCGATCGGTTCCTCAAGGCCGACCCGATGGCGCGGCGTACGGAGGTGCCGCCCGACACGGCGTCGGTCGTCGCGGTGTCGCGGTACGAGTGGGGCGACGCTGAGTGGATGGCGCACCGGGGCGACACACCCGTGCACCAGGCGCCGTTCTCGGTGTACGAGGTCCATCTGCCGTCCTGGCGGCCCGGACTGACGTACCGGCAGCTCGCCGATGAACTGCCCGCCTATGTCAAGGAGTTGGGCTTCACGCATGTCGAGCTGATGCCGGTCGCCGGGCATCCGTTCAGCGGGTCCTGGGGCTACCAGGTCACCTCGTACTACGCGCCGACGCCGCGTCTCGGCTCCCCGGACGACTTCAAGTACCTGGTGGACGCGCTGCACCGGGTCGGCCTCGGTGTGATCATGGACTGGGTGCCGGCGCACTTCCCGAAGGACGACTGGGCGCTGGCCCGGTTCGACGGGGAACCGCTGTATGAACCCGGGGACTGGCGGCGGGCCGAGCATCCGGACTGGGGGACGTACGAGTTCGACTTCGGCCGGACCGAGGTGCGCAACTTCCTCGTCGCCAACGCGGTGTACTGGTGCCAGGAGTTCCACATCGACGGGCTGCGTGTGGACGCCGTCGCCTCGATGCTCTACCTCGACTACTCGCGGGACTCCGGCCAGTGGCAGCCGAACGTCTTCGGCGGGCGGGAGGATCTGGACGCGGTCGCCTTCCTGCAGGAGATGAACGCGACCGTCTACCGGCGCTGCCCGGGGGTGGTGACCATCGCGGAGGAGTCCACCGCCTGGGACGGGGTGACCCGGCCGACGGACAGCGGCGGGCTCGGCTTCGGGCTGAAGTGGAACATGGGCTGGATGCACGACTCGCTGCAGTACATCCAGAAGGAGCCGGTGCACCGCAAGTACCACCATCACGAGATGACCTTCTCGATGGTGTACGCGTACAGCGAGAACTACGTGCTGCCGATCTCCCACGACGAGGTCGTGCACGGCAAACAGGCACTGGTCTCGAAGATGCCGGGCGACTGGTGGCAGCGCCGGGCCAACCACCGCGCCTATCTCGGCTTCATGTGGGCCCATCCGGGCAAACAGCTGTTGTTCATGGGGCAGGAGTTCGCCCAGGGGGCCGAGTGGTCCGAGGCGCACGGTCCCGAGTGGTGGCTGCTCGGCGACGACTACCACTCGGCCGGCGATCACCGGGGCGTGCGGGATCTCGTACGGGATCTGAACACGCTGTACCGGGACGCCCCGGCCCTGTGGCAGCGGGACTGCGACCCGGGCGGGTTCCGGTGGGTGCTGTGCGACGCGGCGGACGACAACGTCTTCGCGTTCCTGCGCTTCGCCGCCGACGGCTCCCCACTGCTCGCGGTGTCGAACTTCTCCCCGGTCGTCCGGCACGACTACGGACTGTGGGTGCCGGACGGGTTCCCCGCCTGGCGGGAGGCGCTGAACACCGACGACGTCCGCTACGGCGGCGGCGGGGTCGGCAGCGCCGGGTCGCTCGTAACCGAGGAGAATGTCCTGAGGGTCACGCTTCCGCCGCTGGCCACGGTCTGGCTGGCGCCGGAGCGCTGA
- a CDS encoding maltokinase, giving the protein MPKTITVRPRTAAAFDGPLVSLGGLLRAWLPRQRWFAGKDRPVTDLSVLSMTELFRGCLHLLVHASHAPVPTPGGTPPPGDCYQLLLGVREQHSGRLERAFIGRAEQGPLAGLAVYDALHDPRSAHLLLERLRQPGAAGPLRFEADPGARVPGGLPPRLLDVEQSNSSIVYGDAYILKVFRRIQPGVNPDLEVTAALAAQGCTRVPAPVAWFGTTAPRPTTLGVLQPFLPDATDGWTLALRALAAGEDFTTEARELGRAMAEVHVALAEAFGPAGPGENGRTARAMCARLDAAAHAVPGLKPFVPGLRAAFGALATCDTGPPAQRIHGDLHLGQVLRAGRDWFVIDFEGEPSRPLAERQAAHSPVRDVAGMLRSFDYAARQRRPWRPEWARRCREAFCAGYAARAGWDPRKKHALLRAHETDRAVYEVLYEARHRPDWLPVPMAAIKRLAVWGG; this is encoded by the coding sequence ATGCCGAAGACCATCACCGTTCGGCCGAGAACCGCGGCGGCCTTCGACGGGCCTCTTGTCTCCCTGGGCGGGCTGCTGCGCGCGTGGCTGCCGCGGCAACGGTGGTTCGCGGGCAAGGACCGGCCGGTCACCGATCTGTCGGTGCTGTCCATGACAGAGCTGTTCCGGGGGTGTCTGCATCTGCTGGTGCACGCCTCGCACGCGCCCGTACCGACGCCGGGCGGCACTCCCCCGCCGGGCGACTGCTACCAGCTGCTGCTCGGGGTGCGCGAGCAGCATTCGGGGCGGCTGGAGCGGGCGTTCATCGGGCGGGCCGAGCAGGGTCCGCTCGCCGGGCTCGCGGTGTACGACGCGCTGCACGACCCGCGCTCGGCCCATCTGCTGCTGGAGCGGCTGCGGCAGCCCGGTGCGGCGGGGCCGTTGCGGTTCGAGGCCGATCCGGGCGCCCGGGTGCCCGGCGGTCTGCCGCCGCGGCTGCTGGACGTCGAGCAGTCCAACTCCTCGATCGTGTACGGCGACGCGTACATCCTGAAGGTCTTCCGCCGTATCCAGCCGGGTGTCAACCCGGACCTGGAGGTGACGGCCGCGCTGGCCGCGCAGGGCTGCACCCGGGTACCCGCGCCGGTGGCCTGGTTCGGTACGACGGCGCCGCGGCCGACCACGCTGGGCGTGCTGCAGCCGTTCCTGCCGGACGCGACCGACGGCTGGACGCTGGCGCTGCGCGCGCTCGCCGCGGGCGAGGACTTCACCACCGAGGCCCGTGAACTGGGGCGGGCCATGGCGGAGGTGCACGTGGCGCTGGCCGAGGCGTTCGGCCCGGCCGGTCCTGGTGAGAACGGCCGTACGGCACGGGCGATGTGCGCCCGGCTGGACGCGGCCGCGCACGCCGTACCGGGGCTCAAGCCCTTCGTGCCGGGGCTGCGGGCCGCGTTCGGGGCCCTGGCCACCTGCGACACCGGGCCGCCCGCGCAGCGCATCCACGGTGATCTGCACCTCGGGCAGGTGCTGCGGGCGGGCCGCGACTGGTTCGTCATCGACTTCGAGGGCGAACCGTCCCGGCCGCTGGCCGAGCGGCAGGCCGCGCACTCCCCGGTGCGGGACGTGGCGGGGATGCTGCGCTCCTTCGACTACGCGGCCCGGCAGCGCCGCCCCTGGCGACCCGAGTGGGCGCGCCGCTGCCGGGAGGCGTTCTGCGCGGGCTACGCGGCCCGCGCGGGCTGGGATCCACGGAAGAAGCACGCGTTGCTGCGCGCGCACGAGACGGACAGGGCGGTGTACGAGGTGCTGTACGAGGCGAGACACCGGCCGGACTGGCTGCCGGTTCCAATGGCGGCGATCAAACGACTCGCCGTGTGGGGAGGCTGA